From a single Plasmodium yoelii strain 17X genome assembly, chromosome: 9 genomic region:
- a CDS encoding PIR protein, whose amino-acid sequence MDYKLCEQFDTLRKYLPDESNTSTSNDIHNLENIKYYCSNVESEEAECKTDIDKIKAGCLWLFEQLFVKNNKNISTVEYIIIWLSYKLNQKTYDEAKDLNDFYNKYIENNRHYINCKQGGVNCSNLLNSNTGYSNYKEIIDKRKKMFNINIKNISKIYDAFKSLCNMYTELNANSTISEESLGNAKNFVKKYKELNDDSTINEDGSYKQVLSTLSIDYINFKSSCDSNDNGCNKIPSLTPTEAEESDILSSEEICYVTSSSLSIVKKLILALLIFSAISIFLGIFFKCSLFVLRKRAQKQYLRERLKK is encoded by the exons atgGATTATAAACtg tgtgaacAGTTTGATACATTGAGAAAATATTTACCCGATGAATCAAACACATCTACAAGTAATGATATTCATAATTTAGAGAACATTAAGTATTACTGCTCTAATGTAGAATCAGAGGAAGCAGAATGTAAGACAgatatcgataaaattaaggCTGGATGTTTATGGTTGTTTGAGCAATTGTTTGtgaaaaataacaaaaatatcaGTACAGTTGAATACATTatcatatggttaagttataaactaaATCAAAAGACGTATGACGAAGCCAAGGATCTAAATGATTTttacaataaatatatagaaaataataggCATTATATTAATTGTAAACAAGGCGGTGTAAATTGtagtaatttattaaatagtaATACAGgatattcaaattataagGAGATCATAGataaaagaaagaaaatgtttaatattaatattaaaaatatatctaaaatttatgatgcatttaaatcattatgtaacatgtaCACTGAACTTAATGCAAACAGCACAATATCTGAGGAATCTTTAGGAAATGCTaaaaattttgttaaaaaatataaagaacttAATGACGATTCTACAATTAATGAAGACGGTTCATATAAACAAgtattgtctacattatcaattgattatattaattttaaaagttCTTGTGATAGTAATGACAATGGTTGTAACAAAATTCCATCCCTTACCCCGACAGAAGCAGAAGAAAGTGATATTCTAAGTTCTGAAGAGATTTGTTATgttacatcatcaagtttgtcgatagtaaaaaaattaattctagctttattaatattcagTGCAATATCAATCTTTTtgggaattttttttaag tgtTCGTTATTTGTATTACGGAAAAGAgctcaaaaacaatatttaagagaaaggctaaaaaaataa
- a CDS encoding fam-a protein produces the protein MNKFYIQIFFFLLTISLCVNNKTLATELSPKTYTKYKSKKFTIFKSKKSYPAKDITEEIYQKNKHLLYTDPEETINACRFMTEALTHLEHHATSKDDYVLYGRNSVYYMFFYKKKHRGHTNVKKIEYIVDDPNMYNGLINRFWNPDSSNFLYTGSVKRKFVRVYSRNLVIIQQRCKKWPWSREKYFYALAAKFKTSENKTMIAMASANIIDHNRKNKKYFENKIIENANLFQAEIDSEDDIRNGKLIKMFVNLNGYIVEKKNKYIEITYVNSNDEHDSI, from the exons ATGAAtaagttttatattcaaatttttttttttcttttaaccaTCTCCCTAtgtgtaaataataaaaccctTGCAACGGAGCTTTCTCCAAAAACATATACAAAatacaaatcaaaaaaatttacaatattcaaatcaaaaaaatcatatCCTGC CAAAGATATTACAGaagaaatatatcaaaaaaacaaGCACCTATTATATACCGATCCCGAAGAAACTATAAACGCGTGCAGATTTATGACAGAAGCTTTAACACATTTAGAACATCATGCTACAAGTAAAGATGATTATGTATTATATGGTAGAAATTCTGTTTactatatgtttttttataaaaaaaaacatcgaGGTCATacaaatgttaaaaaaattgaatataTAGTTGATGATCCGAATATG TATAATGGATTAATAAACAGGTTTTGGAATCCCGACAGTAGCAATTTTTTGTATACAGGCTCGGTTAAAA gAAAATTTGTCCGCGTGTACAGTCGaaatttagtaataatacaaCAACGTTGCAAAAAATGGCCGTGGTCTcgtgaaaaatatttttatgctttaGCTGCAAAATTTAAA acATCAGAAAACAAAACTATGATTGCCATGGCTTCAGCAAATATAATTGATCACAAccgtaaaaataaaaaatattttgaaaacaaaataatagaaaatgcAAATTTATTCCAAGCTGAAATTGATTCTGAAGATGATATTAGAAAtggaaaattaataaaaatgtttgttAACTTAAATGGATACattgttgaaaaaaaaaacaaatatattgaaaTCACCTATGTCAACTCT aaTGATGAACATGATTccatttaa
- a CDS encoding PIR protein, translated as MSYKVCDIIGAIDNFVNDPKIPGGYNSIGYSKDYCPDNNCDTDVKKVISTFIALVTLFNGIDNHEKLENDKLAEYAILWLSYKLNQKTQNGTTKLYDFYTENIIKNSKYNEHIATNSGSNKINDDVIKNKIKSMNMNIKDISNFYDPFKSLCKMYIEVDANNKCMPCLENVGEFFEKCEKVKNTLDISKGSSYSRLWYNLSNDYDKFKEKYNSVKCGYVSSLVACPRSSVTKNTLIKIAIIFVAASILLGVSYKYSLFGFRKKVKKRLRRKLKSLRRKWLIDI; from the exons ATGTCTTATAAAgtg tGTGATATAATTGGTGCGATtgataattttgttaatgaTCCGAAAATCCCGGGAGGATATAATTCTATTGGTTATTCTAAGGATTATTGCCCTGATAATAACTGTGATACTGATGTCAAAAAAGTTATTTCTACTTTTATAGCATTGGTAACTTTATTTAATGGTATTGATAATCATGAAAAATTAGAGAATGATAAACTTGCTGAATATgctattttatggttaagttataaactaaatcaaaaaacacaaaatggAACGACCAAATTGTACGATTTTTATactgaaaatataataaaaaatagtaaatataATGAGCATATAGCTACTAATAGTGGTAGTAATAAGATTAATGAtgatgttataaaaaataaaataaaatcgatgaatatgaatattaaagatatatctaatttttatgatccatttaaatcattatgtaaaaTGTATATTGAAGTTGATGCAAACAACAAATGCATGCCATGTTTAGAAAATGTTGgagaattttttgaaaaatgtgaaaaagttaaaaatacTTTGGATATTTCTAAAGGAAGTTCTTATTCACGACTATGGTataatttatcaaatgattatgataaatttaaagaGAAATATAATAGTGTTAAGTGTGGTTATGTCTCATCACTTGTAGCTTGTCCACGAAGTTcagtaacaaaaaatacactaattaaaattgcaattatatttgttgcagcatcaattttattgggagtttcttataag tattcgttatttggatttcggaaaaaagttaaaaaacgTTTAAGAAGAAAGCTAAAATCATTAAGAAGAAAATGGTTAATtgatatatga